A single region of the Biomaibacter acetigenes genome encodes:
- a CDS encoding methionine gamma-lyase family protein: MDLTWNLLKEHYCINQQVIELAGKVQNDIEPCLRKINDLTEYNQLKVITAMKDSGLSDFHLTDSTGYGYNDEGRNTIEEIYKAVFKAEDALVRPQIISGTHAIALCLFGILRPNNELISVTGTPYDTLKDVIWGKNCSSLADFNIKYSEVDLKDGKPDYEQITSKINRDTRMVLIQRSRGYSLRPALRPDEIGELIRHIKGIKKDIICLVDNCYGEFVDTKEPTEVGADLCAGSLIKNPGGGIAPTGGYVVGRKDLIKQCSYRLSAPGLGKNCGPTLSTNRLTIQGLFFAPLVVGEALKGAAFTSRFMELAGFKVFPKYDDKRGDIVTAVVFENKNLLISFCRGIQKIGPVDSHVSPEPWDMPGYNHQVIMAGGSFIQGSSIELSIDAPIREPFVAYIQGGTNFTHVKLGIMKAYQELIDQHYIN, encoded by the coding sequence TTGGATTTAACCTGGAACTTATTAAAAGAACACTATTGCATAAATCAACAAGTAATAGAACTTGCCGGGAAGGTACAGAACGATATCGAGCCATGTTTGAGAAAAATAAATGATCTGACAGAGTACAACCAGTTAAAAGTCATAACAGCCATGAAGGATTCGGGCCTCAGCGACTTTCACCTTACAGATTCTACGGGATACGGATATAATGATGAAGGAAGAAATACTATAGAAGAAATCTACAAGGCCGTTTTTAAAGCAGAGGATGCCCTTGTAAGACCTCAAATCATATCAGGCACCCATGCCATTGCCTTATGTCTTTTCGGGATTTTAAGGCCTAATAATGAGCTTATAAGCGTGACAGGGACTCCATATGATACATTGAAAGATGTAATATGGGGTAAAAATTGCTCCTCACTGGCGGATTTTAACATCAAGTATTCAGAAGTGGATTTAAAGGATGGAAAGCCCGACTATGAACAAATAACTTCAAAAATAAATCGGGATACTCGCATGGTTTTAATTCAGCGCTCAAGAGGTTACAGCCTCAGGCCTGCACTCAGACCGGACGAAATAGGAGAGCTGATAAGGCATATAAAAGGTATAAAAAAGGATATTATTTGCCTGGTGGATAATTGTTACGGAGAATTTGTGGATACAAAAGAGCCTACAGAAGTCGGAGCTGATTTATGTGCAGGTTCGTTAATAAAAAATCCTGGAGGAGGCATAGCTCCTACCGGGGGGTATGTGGTGGGAAGGAAGGACCTGATAAAGCAGTGTTCTTACCGGCTTTCAGCGCCGGGCCTTGGCAAGAACTGCGGCCCCACGCTGTCCACAAACCGTCTTACCATCCAGGGGTTATTTTTCGCTCCTCTGGTGGTCGGGGAAGCTCTGAAAGGCGCTGCTTTTACATCAAGGTTCATGGAACTGGCGGGGTTTAAGGTATTTCCTAAATATGACGATAAAAGAGGAGATATAGTAACAGCAGTGGTTTTCGAAAATAAAAACCTTCTTATAAGTTTTTGTCGCGGCATACAAAAAATAGGTCCGGTGGATTCTCATGTTTCTCCAGAACCCTGGGATATGCCGGGATACAACCATCAGGTTATCATGGCAGGAGGTAGCTTTATCCAGGGATCTTCCATAGAATTGAGCATTGATGCGCCTATCAGAGAACCCTTTGTAGCGTATATCCAGGGGGGAACCAATTTTACTCACGTGAAACTGGGTATAATGAAGGCATACCAGGAATTAATCGATCAACATTATATAAATTAG
- the lexA gene encoding transcriptional repressor LexA produces the protein MYEDLTPRQKQILDYIYSFTSAHGYPPSVREICAATNLKSTATVHGYLVQLEKKGYLNRDPQKPRAIGMLNRNSVDRDTVKVPLVGKVTAGQPILAQENIETVFNLPKEIVPDADIFMLSVKGNSMIEAGILDGDYVIVRSTDSAENGDIVVALIGDEATIKRFYKESDHFRLQPENRFMEPIIVDDLKILGKVVGLFRKIK, from the coding sequence ATGTATGAAGATTTGACTCCAAGACAAAAGCAAATCCTTGACTATATTTACAGTTTTACCAGCGCCCATGGCTATCCTCCATCGGTGAGAGAGATCTGTGCGGCCACCAATTTGAAGTCCACCGCCACAGTTCATGGATATCTGGTGCAGCTCGAAAAAAAGGGATATCTTAACAGAGATCCGCAAAAACCCAGGGCTATAGGGATGCTTAATAGAAATTCTGTTGACCGGGATACCGTAAAAGTTCCCCTGGTTGGAAAAGTAACCGCCGGTCAGCCCATCCTCGCCCAGGAAAACATCGAAACTGTTTTTAACCTCCCCAAAGAAATAGTTCCCGATGCCGATATTTTTATGCTTTCTGTCAAGGGGAACAGCATGATAGAGGCGGGTATACTGGATGGAGATTATGTGATTGTCAGGTCTACTGATAGCGCTGAAAACGGCGACATCGTTGTAGCCTTGATAGGCGATGAGGCCACTATAAAAAGGTTTTATAAAGAATCCGATCATTTTAGGCTTCAACCGGAAAACCGTTTCATGGAACCAATTATTGTAGATGATTTGAAAATTCTGGGTAAAGTGGTCGGGCTCTTTAGAAAAATAAAATAG
- the purB gene encoding adenylosuccinate lyase produces MKEYYENPLIERYASKEMLTNFSPQKKFETWRKLWIALAEAEKELGLPITREQIDEMKSHVSDINFDDAEEFEKNTRHDVMAHVLAFGKQCPKAKPIIHLGATSAFVGDNTDIILMKDGLGIIKRKLINVINNLKDFALKYKDLPTLGFTHFQPAQLTTVGKRACLWIQDLATDLGDLEYQEQNLMLRGVKGTTGTQASFMKLFDNDEEKVKKLDSLVAAKMGFERTFPITGQTYPRKLDSRVLQVLQSIAESAHKFAVDIRLLASLKEIEEPFEEKQIGSSAMAYKRNPMRCERITALSRYVIVNGLNPYITASNQWFERTLDDSANRRIVIPECFLAVDSILNIYMNVSRGLVVNSKVIEKHIFEELPFMATENILMEAVKRGGDRQELHEVIRMYSLEASRDVKQGGDNKLIEKIIKDGRFRLNEMEIRQMLKPENFIGRSSNQVVDYISQFIDPILEKYKNILGETAYLKV; encoded by the coding sequence TTGAAAGAGTATTATGAAAATCCTCTAATTGAAAGATATGCCAGCAAGGAAATGCTCACCAATTTTTCGCCGCAAAAAAAATTCGAAACCTGGCGCAAATTATGGATCGCACTGGCTGAAGCCGAAAAAGAATTGGGGCTTCCCATAACCCGGGAACAAATAGATGAAATGAAATCCCACGTAAGCGACATAAATTTTGATGATGCTGAGGAATTTGAAAAAAACACAAGGCACGATGTAATGGCACATGTACTGGCTTTTGGCAAGCAGTGCCCCAAGGCTAAACCCATAATTCATCTTGGAGCAACTAGTGCTTTTGTGGGAGATAACACAGATATCATTCTGATGAAAGATGGTCTCGGAATAATAAAGCGAAAACTGATAAATGTAATAAACAATTTAAAGGACTTCGCATTGAAATATAAGGACCTTCCCACGCTGGGGTTTACCCACTTCCAGCCGGCACAGCTCACCACGGTAGGAAAGAGAGCGTGCCTCTGGATTCAGGACCTTGCTACTGACCTCGGGGACTTAGAATATCAGGAGCAAAATTTAATGCTCAGGGGAGTCAAAGGAACCACCGGTACCCAGGCCAGTTTTATGAAACTTTTTGACAATGATGAAGAAAAGGTAAAAAAGCTGGACAGCTTGGTAGCTGCCAAAATGGGTTTTGAAAGGACCTTTCCCATCACCGGCCAAACATATCCCCGCAAACTCGACAGCCGGGTACTGCAGGTTCTTCAATCCATTGCCGAAAGTGCCCACAAGTTCGCTGTCGATATAAGGCTTTTAGCCAGTTTGAAAGAAATAGAAGAACCTTTTGAGGAAAAGCAGATAGGTTCCTCAGCTATGGCATATAAACGTAACCCCATGAGGTGCGAAAGGATTACAGCTCTAAGCCGGTATGTTATCGTAAATGGATTAAATCCGTATATCACGGCTTCCAACCAGTGGTTTGAAAGGACACTAGATGATTCAGCCAACAGGAGAATCGTAATTCCGGAATGTTTCCTGGCTGTTGACAGCATACTCAACATTTATATGAATGTAAGCCGGGGGTTGGTGGTAAATTCAAAAGTTATAGAAAAGCATATTTTTGAGGAACTCCCCTTCATGGCTACTGAAAACATTTTAATGGAAGCGGTGAAAAGGGGAGGGGACCGTCAGGAATTGCATGAGGTTATACGAATGTATTCACTAGAAGCATCGAGGGATGTAAAACAGGGAGGAGACAATAAACTAATTGAAAAAATAATAAAAGATGGTCGGTTCAGATTAAATGAAATGGAGATAAGACAGATGTTAAAGCCTGAAAACTTTATCGGCCGTAGTTCAAACCAGGTGGTAGATTATATAAGCCAGTTTATAGATCCCATTTTAGAAAAATACAAAAATATTTTGGGAGAAACAGCTTATCTAAAGGTATAA
- a CDS encoding pyridoxal phosphate-dependent aminotransferase → MNLSEKAKGISPSPTLAVDTKAKQMKKEGQDVIGFGAGEPDFDTPDYIKTAAISAVNQGFTKYTPVGGILELKDAISKYLEESTGTSYKQSQIIVSNGAKQCLFNALYCLINPGEKVLIPSPYWVSYPELVKLCGGEPVFVNTKEEDDFQLKVEALKPLIDDKTKVLIINSPNNPTGSVYSKEDLKEIAKIAAERDIFIISDEIYDKLIYDEEKHTSIVAVDEAMKDRTVVINGMSKTFAMTGWRIGFAAGPDKLIEAMTDLQSHSTSNPNSIAQKASLEALTNSAKQDTVARMVKEFSARRNYMVDRINEIPYLSCRLPKGAFYVMMNISATFGKQLDGIYIKDSSSFAEILLEKYKVAVVPGVAFGTEDYVRLSYATSMENIKKGLDRIEEFVKALR, encoded by the coding sequence ATGAATCTGTCAGAAAAAGCAAAGGGTATCAGCCCATCACCAACACTGGCCGTGGATACTAAGGCAAAACAGATGAAAAAAGAAGGGCAGGATGTCATAGGTTTCGGAGCCGGTGAGCCCGATTTTGACACCCCCGATTACATTAAAACAGCGGCTATATCAGCTGTAAACCAGGGTTTTACAAAATACACTCCGGTGGGTGGAATCCTTGAATTAAAAGATGCCATTTCAAAGTACCTTGAAGAAAGCACCGGCACCTCTTACAAACAAAGTCAAATAATTGTATCCAATGGTGCCAAACAATGCCTTTTCAATGCCTTATATTGTTTGATTAATCCCGGGGAAAAAGTTCTTATTCCCAGCCCATATTGGGTGAGCTATCCGGAACTCGTCAAGCTCTGCGGTGGAGAGCCGGTATTTGTGAACACAAAAGAAGAAGATGATTTTCAATTAAAGGTTGAAGCCTTAAAACCTCTTATAGACGATAAAACAAAAGTGCTTATAATAAATAGCCCAAACAATCCCACCGGCAGCGTTTATTCAAAGGAAGATTTAAAAGAAATAGCCAAAATCGCCGCGGAAAGGGACATTTTTATCATATCTGACGAAATCTATGACAAACTAATATATGATGAAGAAAAACATACAAGTATAGTAGCCGTGGATGAAGCCATGAAAGACAGAACAGTAGTAATAAACGGTATGTCAAAGACCTTTGCCATGACAGGATGGAGGATTGGCTTTGCTGCCGGGCCGGACAAACTCATTGAAGCTATGACCGACCTCCAGAGCCACTCCACGTCAAATCCCAATTCCATCGCCCAGAAGGCAAGCCTTGAGGCATTGACAAACTCTGCAAAGCAAGATACCGTGGCCAGGATGGTAAAAGAGTTTTCTGCAAGAAGAAACTATATGGTCGACAGGATAAATGAAATCCCTTACCTTTCCTGCCGTTTACCAAAAGGTGCCTTTTATGTTATGATGAACATTTCGGCAACCTTTGGCAAGCAACTGGATGGTATATATATAAAAGATTCCTCGAGTTTCGCAGAAATTTTGCTGGAAAAATATAAGGTAGCAGTTGTTCCGGGGGTGGCCTTTGGAACCGAGGATTATGTGAGGTTGTCTTATGCTACTTCGATGGAAAACATCAAAAAAGGATTGGATAGAATAGAAGAATTTGTGAAAGCTTTAAGATAA
- a CDS encoding DUF6612 family protein: MNRNCLVNINFLLFSLILLSIFISGCFDSFKNLSPKEAVIKANEKLKQTSGYRMKMDTTLKIKDIKQSVTFMGEVKNPGITHLTGNLMGMELEIYQKDTTFFIKNPLTQKWSKSQDMGLPDMNNIINTSGETFNNLADLIVEAEYLPDEKINNIDYKVVKYIPDKDKVKKIIEKSSSKNIKDVEYTFKVWIGKKDFLIHKMNINIDLFIADTGKQSVTMMIDLYDFNGKDIDIKIPPEVSSLFN; encoded by the coding sequence ATGAATAGAAATTGCCTGGTAAATATCAATTTTTTATTGTTTTCTTTAATATTGTTATCTATATTCATTTCCGGTTGTTTTGATAGTTTTAAAAATCTTTCCCCCAAAGAAGCAGTAATAAAGGCCAATGAAAAATTGAAGCAAACCAGCGGATACCGTATGAAAATGGATACAACACTCAAGATTAAAGATATAAAACAGAGTGTAACTTTTATGGGTGAAGTTAAAAACCCCGGTATCACCCATCTAACAGGTAATTTGATGGGAATGGAACTTGAAATTTATCAAAAAGATACTACTTTTTTTATAAAAAACCCTTTAACACAAAAATGGTCTAAAAGCCAGGATATGGGATTGCCTGATATGAATAACATAATTAATACTTCCGGGGAAACATTTAACAACCTGGCGGATTTGATAGTGGAAGCCGAGTACTTACCCGATGAAAAAATCAATAATATCGATTATAAGGTTGTAAAATATATTCCTGATAAGGATAAAGTAAAAAAAATAATTGAAAAAAGCAGTTCAAAGAATATCAAAGATGTTGAATATACTTTTAAAGTATGGATAGGTAAAAAAGATTTTTTAATACATAAAATGAATATAAATATAGACCTATTTATAGCCGATACAGGTAAACAGTCCGTGACCATGATGATTGATTTGTATGATTTTAATGGCAAGGATATTGATATTAAGATTCCACCGGAGGTATCATCCCTTTTTAACTAA
- a CDS encoding PRK06851 family protein, producing MEGSIIRYFPGGNTPCGYLSLFDQVIPWSDAKKIMIIKGGPGVGKSTFMKKIAKDLLKQGFNLELLHCSADNGSIDGLLITDLDIALLDGTAPHMMDPRYPGCVDEIINLGSYWNEEEIRQNREHIMGLQNEISGCYKRAYNYLKMAQIVLGDLKQVYNNAVDVHRLNDMVDEILDKTFDGVSKKNKKSRQRNMFASAITHDGPVHYLDSLFWNVQKRFIVTGFPGTGKSILMKRIVDNAVLKGLDVDVFHCPMEPEKIEHIIIKDLSIGFVTSVKPHALARMRDKDELFDFNATLVSSKINGYEEVINYDNSVFWDLFNRAVKYLGHAKKLHDELERYYVVNMDFKKIDETRELTLSRILKYAYTASYSK from the coding sequence ATGGAAGGCAGTATAATCAGGTATTTCCCAGGTGGAAATACGCCGTGTGGTTACTTATCCTTGTTTGACCAGGTAATACCGTGGAGCGATGCAAAGAAGATAATGATAATAAAGGGTGGTCCCGGAGTCGGGAAATCAACATTTATGAAAAAAATAGCAAAGGACCTGTTAAAACAAGGTTTTAATCTTGAACTTCTACACTGTTCCGCAGACAATGGTTCTATCGACGGGTTACTGATAACAGATTTAGATATTGCCTTACTGGATGGCACGGCTCCTCATATGATGGACCCCAGGTATCCCGGCTGCGTTGACGAAATAATCAATCTCGGCAGCTACTGGAATGAAGAAGAAATAAGGCAAAACAGGGAACATATAATGGGCTTGCAAAATGAGATAAGCGGTTGTTACAAGAGGGCCTATAACTACCTAAAAATGGCCCAGATAGTATTGGGTGACCTCAAGCAAGTATATAATAACGCCGTTGACGTTCATCGTTTAAATGATATGGTCGATGAAATTCTGGATAAGACTTTTGATGGTGTTTCGAAAAAGAATAAAAAGTCCAGGCAAAGAAACATGTTTGCCAGTGCTATTACCCATGATGGCCCTGTACATTATCTTGACTCGTTATTCTGGAATGTTCAGAAGCGCTTTATTGTAACGGGTTTTCCCGGCACCGGCAAATCTATACTGATGAAGAGAATTGTGGATAATGCAGTTCTTAAAGGCCTTGATGTGGATGTTTTTCACTGTCCCATGGAACCGGAAAAGATTGAACATATTATTATAAAAGACCTTAGCATTGGATTTGTTACTTCAGTAAAACCGCATGCCCTGGCAAGGATGAGGGATAAAGACGAGTTGTTTGACTTTAATGCGACACTGGTTTCATCCAAAATCAACGGTTATGAAGAAGTTATAAATTATGACAACTCGGTGTTCTGGGATTTGTTTAATAGGGCAGTAAAATACCTGGGTCATGCCAAAAAATTACATGATGAATTGGAGCGCTATTATGTGGTAAATATGGACTTCAAGAAAATTGATGAGACCCGTGAACTGACCCTTTCCAGGATATTGAAATACGCTTATACTGCAAGCTATAGTAAATAG
- a CDS encoding YpmA family protein, which translates to MKEDKLKLMAKKELHYSDELYQLVDFLNKNLKNRGVIFGISKEGDRAVVSIYEI; encoded by the coding sequence ATGAAGGAAGACAAACTTAAACTGATGGCCAAAAAGGAACTTCACTACAGCGATGAATTATATCAACTGGTGGACTTTTTAAACAAGAATCTAAAAAATAGGGGTGTAATTTTTGGGATTTCAAAAGAAGGTGACAGGGCTGTAGTTTCAATTTACGAGATATAA
- the surE gene encoding 5'/3'-nucleotidase SurE, which translates to MNILLTNDDGIYSEGLITLAEKISEIANVFIVAPDRERSATAHAITMHKPLRVEKARIPHCESTSWMVNGTPSDCVKLALESLLDFKPDMVLSGINKGPNLGTDVIYSGTVSAAIEATILGVPAIAFSIAAYENITYDYPARFAQKLCRQLTNLDFPQNSLLNVNIPPLDENDICGVYITHLGIRKYRNTFDKRKDPRGRTYYWLAGEVIENMEDVGSDVWAVRNNYISITPIHFDLTKYDIIDIIKKWNIQP; encoded by the coding sequence TTGAATATACTCCTTACCAATGATGATGGCATATATTCGGAAGGTTTAATTACTCTAGCCGAAAAAATTTCTGAAATAGCCAATGTGTTCATAGTGGCACCGGACCGGGAACGAAGTGCAACGGCTCATGCCATTACAATGCATAAACCGTTAAGAGTCGAAAAGGCCCGTATTCCGCACTGTGAATCCACCAGCTGGATGGTTAACGGCACCCCTTCTGATTGTGTCAAGCTTGCACTGGAATCCTTACTGGACTTCAAACCCGACATGGTGCTATCGGGCATTAATAAGGGCCCGAATCTGGGGACCGATGTCATTTATTCCGGCACCGTTTCTGCAGCTATAGAAGCCACTATACTGGGTGTACCGGCCATCGCCTTTTCTATAGCCGCTTACGAAAATATCACTTATGATTATCCGGCCCGTTTTGCACAAAAATTGTGCCGGCAATTGACAAATCTTGATTTTCCGCAGAATTCCCTGTTAAATGTAAATATACCGCCTCTGGATGAAAATGATATTTGCGGTGTATATATAACACACCTGGGAATAAGAAAATACAGGAATACTTTCGACAAACGCAAGGACCCCAGGGGAAGAACTTATTATTGGTTGGCCGGTGAAGTTATAGAAAACATGGAGGATGTGGGCTCCGATGTGTGGGCTGTAAGAAATAATTATATTTCCATCACGCCCATACACTTTGATTTGACCAAATATGATATTATTGATATCATAAAAAAATGGAATATACAACCATAA
- a CDS encoding tetratricopeptide repeat protein codes for MSKIEAYNILLKFIKSRNKGQKKLDVVLIWISLLFWTGRYNKALDYVDNYLKNRCCEELYFWKGVLYYFLKDYFKASEVLERAEAIDAKSAEIKYFLAETYILRAEIEKAESKYRAMIIDKELNGLGLYGTGCCLMKKERVDEALGFFNRALECAKQDYKIHILNKKGLCLLAQEKLEDAYACFQECLKISPGDDSIKLNMALVLSKLGNYEKAVEIYKSFLSKNPYDLTAINNLGLCLAALGNYREALEYCNKGLEIDPINIDLLGNKGYCHYKLQDYKNALDCLNEAEKYSKDDIILLNNKALCLMALENYDDALKLFDRVLQEQSSDDVLINKAHCLIKKELFQEALKCLDKVKNKIEKGFDVYVLQGICFEKLGNNEKAIEYYNKSLNA; via the coding sequence ATGAGCAAGATAGAGGCTTATAACATTTTATTAAAATTTATCAAGTCTAGAAATAAAGGGCAAAAGAAGCTGGATGTAGTCTTAATCTGGATTAGTTTATTATTTTGGACTGGTAGGTATAATAAAGCTTTGGATTATGTCGATAATTATTTAAAAAATCGGTGTTGTGAAGAACTTTACTTCTGGAAAGGAGTATTGTATTATTTTTTAAAGGATTACTTCAAAGCATCCGAAGTATTGGAAAGAGCTGAGGCAATTGATGCCAAAAGTGCTGAAATAAAATATTTTCTGGCTGAAACATATATTTTAAGGGCCGAAATTGAAAAAGCCGAATCAAAATACAGGGCTATGATAATTGATAAAGAACTGAATGGCCTGGGTTTATATGGGACAGGCTGTTGTCTCATGAAAAAGGAGCGTGTTGACGAAGCTCTGGGATTTTTCAATAGAGCCCTGGAATGTGCAAAACAAGATTATAAGATCCACATTTTAAATAAAAAAGGGTTATGTTTACTGGCTCAGGAAAAGTTAGAGGACGCCTATGCCTGTTTTCAAGAATGCTTGAAAATTTCACCTGGTGACGATTCTATTAAGTTAAATATGGCTCTGGTCTTGAGCAAACTGGGGAATTATGAAAAAGCCGTTGAAATATATAAAAGCTTTTTGTCTAAAAATCCGTATGATTTAACAGCCATCAACAACCTGGGCCTTTGCCTGGCAGCCCTGGGCAATTACAGGGAAGCGCTGGAATACTGTAATAAGGGTTTGGAAATAGACCCTATAAATATTGATTTGTTGGGAAATAAAGGATATTGTCATTACAAATTGCAGGACTATAAAAATGCGCTGGATTGTTTAAATGAAGCAGAAAAATACTCAAAGGATGATATAATACTACTGAACAACAAGGCACTGTGTCTGATGGCTCTGGAAAATTACGACGATGCCCTTAAACTCTTCGATAGGGTTTTGCAAGAACAAAGTAGCGATGATGTTTTGATAAACAAAGCCCATTGCCTGATCAAAAAAGAACTGTTCCAGGAAGCATTAAAATGTCTTGATAAAGTAAAGAACAAAATTGAAAAAGGATTTGATGTTTATGTACTGCAGGGAATATGCTTTGAAAAACTGGGAAATAATGAAAAAGCGATAGAGTACTATAATAAATCTCTTAATGCATAG
- a CDS encoding PLP-dependent aminotransferase family protein → MNFELLYSDRIKQLSPSPIRELLKIAVKPGIISLAGGNPSPDTFPVKELKDCFLKVLEKDWKRILQYSPTEGNTDLIEIIKQYSRNQGINCETENILITSGSQQGMDLVCKVLLNPGDEVIVELPSYPGSIHTLKSYQAKLTGVPVDQEGIDIDILEDILKDRQKTGILPKFIYLIPTFQNPSGVTLTETRRNSIIKLAEKYGILIVEDDPYNALRYDGENIKPIKALDRNENVIYMSSFSKTFCPGVRVAWVVGPKDLIRKMVIGKQGADLHTSSLNQAIVAEYCRNNLMENHLKDILSYYKEKRDIMLESIERHFKNVATWTKPQGGFFVWMSLDKKENTDELFSKAVEKGVIYVPGSSFCVDGSNKNSMRLSFATVSNENIKKGIQLLSEIFSL, encoded by the coding sequence ATGAATTTTGAACTGCTTTATTCCGACAGAATAAAGCAACTTTCGCCTTCACCCATCAGAGAGCTTTTAAAGATTGCAGTAAAACCCGGGATAATTTCTTTAGCAGGGGGCAACCCCTCACCGGACACTTTTCCTGTAAAAGAATTAAAGGACTGCTTCCTGAAGGTCTTGGAAAAAGACTGGAAACGCATTTTGCAATACAGTCCTACCGAAGGAAATACCGATTTGATTGAGATAATAAAACAGTATTCCAGAAATCAAGGGATAAACTGTGAAACTGAAAACATCCTCATAACCTCCGGGTCTCAGCAGGGCATGGACCTTGTATGCAAGGTCCTGCTCAATCCTGGAGACGAAGTCATAGTAGAGCTTCCAAGCTATCCCGGGAGCATTCATACACTGAAGTCATATCAGGCAAAATTGACCGGTGTGCCTGTGGACCAGGAGGGCATTGATATCGATATATTAGAAGATATCTTAAAGGACCGCCAAAAAACCGGCATATTGCCCAAATTTATTTATTTAATACCAACTTTTCAGAACCCTTCCGGTGTGACTCTTACAGAAACCAGAAGAAACAGTATAATAAAACTCGCTGAAAAGTACGGGATATTAATAGTAGAGGATGATCCATACAATGCATTGAGATACGACGGTGAAAACATAAAACCAATAAAGGCCCTTGATCGTAATGAAAATGTCATCTACATGAGTTCCTTTTCAAAAACCTTTTGCCCTGGGGTTCGTGTTGCCTGGGTTGTAGGGCCAAAAGACCTGATTCGAAAAATGGTTATAGGAAAACAGGGTGCTGACCTGCATACCAGCAGCTTGAACCAGGCTATAGTGGCGGAATATTGCAGGAATAACCTTATGGAAAACCACCTGAAAGATATTTTATCATACTATAAAGAAAAGCGGGATATCATGCTTGAGTCCATTGAGAGGCATTTCAAGAATGTAGCTACCTGGACAAAGCCCCAGGGAGGGTTTTTTGTATGGATGTCGCTAGATAAAAAGGAGAACACCGACGAATTATTTTCCAAAGCTGTGGAAAAAGGGGTCATATATGTGCCCGGATCATCTTTCTGTGTAGATGGAAGCAATAAAAACAGCATGAGGCTGTCCTTTGCTACAGTGAGTAATGAAAATATTAAAAAGGGGATACAATTGCTATCAGAGATTTTTAGTTTATGA
- a CDS encoding 2-oxoacid:acceptor oxidoreductase family protein: protein MKTRTEIVLAGVGGQGLILIGKIIGEAAALFEGKNAVQTQSYGVASRGGFSKSEVVISDEEVAYPEVLEPDLVLALSQQSYDMYRSKIGKDSLLIFDSDTIEQRECSGKAIGYQITSTAVNLHSMKILNMIALGILAGLSVSRANIAGFPSYDSLKKSLEQNTPAQYKNLNLEAFETGYKLVN, encoded by the coding sequence TTGAAAACAAGAACCGAAATTGTTTTAGCAGGAGTTGGAGGTCAGGGTTTGATTTTAATAGGCAAGATAATCGGTGAAGCAGCAGCTTTGTTTGAAGGTAAAAATGCCGTTCAAACTCAATCCTATGGGGTGGCTTCCCGTGGAGGATTTTCAAAATCGGAAGTGGTAATCTCCGATGAAGAGGTGGCATATCCGGAGGTGCTGGAACCCGACCTGGTGCTTGCTTTATCCCAGCAGTCTTATGACATGTACCGCAGCAAAATCGGAAAGGATAGCCTGCTTATATTTGACAGCGATACGATTGAACAGAGGGAATGTTCAGGAAAGGCCATAGGATATCAAATAACCAGTACCGCGGTAAATCTCCATAGCATGAAAATATTGAACATGATTGCCCTTGGCATTCTGGCGGGGTTAAGCGTATCCAGGGCAAACATTGCCGGTTTTCCGTCTTATGACAGCTTGAAAAAATCGCTGGAGCAAAATACCCCGGCTCAGTATAAAAATCTAAACCTTGAAGCTTTCGAAACGGGTTATAAACTGGTTAATTAA